The Parachlamydia acanthamoebae genome includes a region encoding these proteins:
- a CDS encoding DUF3638 domain-containing protein, whose translation MEKTIILYSKQDQQFQMSMQVEANAPLNDARLIQIIEDVLGQVKEKPIKNLKLNVKDLSAITFEINQDQQVQKLSSELKQALPEDLRIKIVSATARALPKNFRSIKEIRQSLLDTWPSNVPVIKLLWNVAVHPLSLLGRLLFLKKYDISGLDLVQSPHDKRAFLTALEWSKDALDLKSEDDSLLPLGEEFTLAAQFKEAIETGKGQETGSKQTLAKKYAEQILERFEKVEDVDRAVNLMLIPTGYWKDRAFEPVLLAFYRHPEGYLALTELTYGQKNAAVSHDFGWKDGIDADKLSVYLAPILGLTEKTTDSQDFKKDNVYRLAYLKWMALKGKGAQNLGESEVLGEGEGIPTTVEAFRQGIWGTSGAVFLEPSPQRRMKVNRDPQQLVHETIRLQFSGSAAAEKAVFTLAILNDRLEKVLKALPQLREEEKRKWLHQLEKDQKRLERQLGKASGDIEFKDIIFGPNSAFSSYTKRIEQLKGELTKLERKEAAYQKKRLALFTKVKSVPTFLKVPEGFSIQAKTQKISSKEILAFDLKMVSEIQERFENPSMENVEATLEQLKTIAGRLDELVDQKKYQAAKELYRSVMSHLPLPISGDPGRAETFYDILYQVCLDQGNSQLLDQFSASLEKFSHFFWEAKIKTADMPLTASDWVHAINQQAVLLRLIEDRKTYIESIYPGQLDLNALKDPQKREKIKETLSYEDLAIYLIRSDINYDLLIEKLILEKHLKPSLSPDLEEKFTLIRHYFKEAAARKDSSFGLSINSLERVHDLYHKGKERDKVRPIMEELLIEESLYRRYAGKKSSSLHVPYLPGQMVDLLRAQTMFVSQLFPDTSFGETNGTIFALKNTFTHIREVRTDSPVKKKEILDEQLKKWNKSTFKALRKMKRLELRYNKSAWDMCEIYSPGGFRSIMNPYGVSAEGMIGHMQVNFNIQRKHTIHASEMGNPQARFFGGFLGKRAEPYQGAKESPYLEDGWGRMFGKGNSSATNLNYLFGLEDSNPVDDLLMISTEVKEENGRDYSPKNVQSILDLALQRFDFFEGPDEQRRLVAALFRPHVIQRALRLYPEYFLERADLLHEALQQAIQQGHHERAGFLLFLCSQIVNHAQAAMKWTDEDSKDPYVSEFQTPPADPDVLQEITERLPSFYTENPVSKKRYLTYLLGRLQHQNVSSEEQLNFSAYFVSFFANHADANFPEKLDLLKDPNTCANLLLAINRLQNLQEQVTIPFLAHMGIEWAEKILFPWMLKTYSADDWSMTLDKFVETSQGIILGAGGWSPNRKSPHVWEKGKTQVDISSMRIILIEGNRPNGVQTGLPKDLVQSSEYQFLFGDKKFYGTAQVGKAADERVYHFEDDQNRQFRAFCRQGDELPVIEQKFSSETTGLKKDRWYRFCFPQAEVTDKPLSGIEQKLSSQGMWVDSRHPKKGLAFLPLNASNTTLQDVFYLEFDQKSRLKTIKNQRGQQVVNERRNLLTKVMGPTASQDILFLRGKWAQRITEIRFLGLGINLKESKKQGPWKVVSGPYQGFEWNIGGDEKTRRLLSSLDASLEEFGLPLTDPETGDMHLLLWPQEVTKDAQGSLLFHKNETLAKPLKVRFSDRLPPQGSSAGFLYLAYLFGTKQDYQHAFYFLEQALQGRLESADELESFLKVMELFQKLPGNSVRSITLKLKAELCGRKIVRQQSQKGNFSPENWQAFLGDSQYIADLYRKREEHFEHSTFNPESLESFIKESFQELRLTEEELEEIGHVQVESLRDLTQEQDHFKTLQAQETPLDLTETQLKASIGELSEFLLASVQKPPKHPEELLANLHHLDSNVLSEHFFSFWNLVIDKKLKKEDLIGLFAPLEQKDSRSNTEMEKLVGGSLVKGIKGIIKSSKALLTVGHSQKIESLAILLVALTELPDSDKQRLKFDVNQLYQAKQKLPSHLVSLGVKLIRKNNRELIQAKTQIHNQIHHVLSQRKEKEQNVASEDLVDDQIQNSLRTLYALEANRNLLDLKRLHTHLRKNPLLFGAVLSPVIVEFLRGCSSAQQIPIHAFVESIRARHRLNVISELRESELSKRIQALEQTLRSKRFQDKWPEIDEVGVCEILHPKIADLTDHLLVSTPPKLAFISTEGIENAHQEIQKALQTSQGLIEQNENELLMQGVQGAAKNLAMSHDQNQIYDPESFKALKDIFELHRKGLMQASQGKRETILGFLRKKEHFLKLPKHIQWAVKNEETVGEAVLLNHAINAYQSLLLNIPSLEKEISEFLMIDTEAEMLGQPTNAILMQMEQLLKFKKRDDEWMQEWSLQAFALQKLVKAASDRELFLVGEGADKGKLADPRFNRKFLVTQWRNKIYLRQEQMDMAREMEKNPSAYYELRMGLGKTSVILPTVLLLIAEKGQLPVGIVKEELFRDNLESLDQSTRAMMQQAACEFTFDINAGTTPAVLAEQYLRLLKAKEEKGYILTTLHTKASIEHRLGLLRDEMAAQVRKAKVQGNIEQALPLLHTPQREVYWLEKMRALINGDSNFFGFDTQTIIDEVDDVLNVINEDNLALGKSVPLNRTVIDMMEILVEVIYTSSDSEVKKLREAIQTKQQAALRTSDVKEILLPALAKEILKNDHFQTLISGLNADSESLFVEYLCGNKESLPPEFPVPSLDEEDSFQRNVGALKHILQTTLPIALNQNPGIDVAVKKEDGFTVGPQVSGQDKKDVVYGDEYDVIVNHYLAYVSELPTTGVISQALSSLREKFPDEFSEISRQAFVAGEKNLIKFLNRPENWKERLLILRAEILESQRIKRSEEEMVINAQELVYGQQFGGMTGTLNAYLLPETQGKTADYTPRQVEGETLLRIAGKEKPPVEVAPDDELIAKMASYLVDSSCKALINEGMSFSGKNAVQVVDELRKTSAGKNRIYILIDPETRKPLIWRPGVQEPQEISKTAIQEMLTSNAKFKKECVFYFGPPDTRGTDFVIPTGYGVVVYGPTTTMSSAVQACWRLRGLGVQHHLKFLCPGSVAKRINEETQKDKDQITWLDIFNDIKKQTLESQKGLNLKAAQEKIQAIIPVGIRNLLSQHHPEKDSASYWDPSHSAGRLVDTILDTELHLVVREFLCNSKESHPVRDYSPTSLIPIQKEMANTIKQQRELLEEIEERIAKIKEEMRESEILEYAEHRFTSVENQLEEMKQRIDAYELTFKTHLEMHKKYLPEHVPNNGSAVATSQAQVQEAQQQQQQQQQQQQQLTAIKRADRNYHNYQYDYWDFVKDSYPFYQIGIDGTSMGLKEKLDALPGFDEDVMFSKHMALVLALLPTVTGAPLGRILVVEDEVTLICTEDFHFALEKIKGQQAAVFSLLDGARYPAGIMINEYGEEIPDITNPALIRKIVQIKWRLGYFSYSKMEENVLKEWLEELSHEEVKFHWKWLNQSSNKFQVELFKKWCPHLNKVV comes from the coding sequence ATGGAAAAAACAATTATTCTTTATTCAAAACAAGACCAGCAATTTCAAATGTCTATGCAGGTCGAAGCTAACGCTCCCCTTAATGATGCACGCCTTATTCAGATTATTGAAGATGTTTTAGGTCAGGTAAAAGAAAAACCGATTAAAAATTTAAAGCTTAACGTGAAAGATCTAAGCGCCATTACGTTTGAGATCAATCAAGATCAGCAAGTTCAAAAATTAAGTTCTGAACTCAAACAAGCTCTTCCTGAAGATCTTCGTATAAAAATCGTTTCTGCGACAGCTCGTGCGCTTCCAAAAAATTTCCGATCAATCAAAGAAATACGGCAGTCTCTATTGGACACTTGGCCAAGCAATGTGCCTGTTATCAAACTATTGTGGAATGTTGCTGTGCATCCCCTAAGTCTTTTAGGACGTCTCCTCTTTTTAAAAAAATACGATATCTCAGGCTTAGATCTTGTACAAAGCCCGCATGATAAAAGAGCTTTTTTGACAGCTTTAGAGTGGAGTAAAGATGCATTGGATTTAAAATCTGAGGATGATTCGCTCCTTCCTTTGGGGGAAGAATTCACCTTGGCAGCACAATTTAAAGAAGCGATCGAAACGGGCAAAGGACAAGAAACAGGATCTAAGCAGACCCTAGCTAAAAAATACGCGGAGCAAATCTTAGAACGCTTTGAAAAAGTCGAAGATGTAGATCGTGCTGTCAATTTGATGCTCATTCCCACAGGCTACTGGAAAGATCGTGCTTTTGAGCCCGTCCTTTTAGCATTTTATCGTCATCCCGAAGGTTATTTGGCCTTGACCGAGTTGACTTATGGACAAAAAAATGCAGCTGTTTCCCACGATTTTGGATGGAAAGATGGGATTGATGCTGACAAGTTAAGTGTATATTTAGCTCCTATTTTAGGTTTGACTGAGAAAACCACTGATTCACAAGATTTTAAAAAGGACAATGTTTACCGTTTGGCCTATTTAAAATGGATGGCTCTGAAAGGTAAAGGAGCTCAAAATCTAGGGGAAAGCGAAGTCCTGGGTGAAGGAGAAGGAATCCCTACCACTGTGGAAGCCTTCAGACAAGGGATTTGGGGAACTTCTGGCGCAGTGTTTTTAGAACCAAGCCCTCAACGTCGCATGAAAGTGAATCGAGATCCTCAGCAACTCGTACATGAAACTATTCGTTTGCAATTTTCCGGCTCTGCAGCGGCAGAAAAAGCTGTCTTCACACTAGCAATTCTCAATGATCGCTTAGAAAAAGTTCTCAAGGCATTACCACAATTGAGAGAAGAGGAAAAGCGAAAATGGCTTCATCAACTGGAAAAAGATCAAAAGAGATTAGAGCGGCAATTGGGAAAAGCTTCTGGAGATATTGAATTTAAAGACATTATTTTTGGCCCAAACAGTGCTTTTTCATCCTACACGAAAAGAATAGAACAATTAAAAGGAGAGTTAACGAAGTTAGAAAGAAAAGAAGCTGCCTATCAAAAAAAGAGGCTTGCTCTTTTTACCAAAGTCAAAAGTGTTCCAACCTTTTTAAAAGTTCCTGAGGGGTTTTCCATTCAAGCCAAAACGCAAAAAATATCTTCGAAGGAAATTCTAGCATTCGATTTGAAAATGGTGTCTGAAATTCAAGAAAGGTTTGAAAACCCTTCCATGGAAAATGTGGAAGCCACGTTAGAGCAATTAAAAACGATTGCAGGACGTCTCGATGAGTTAGTTGACCAAAAGAAATATCAGGCAGCCAAAGAGCTTTATCGCTCGGTGATGTCTCATCTTCCTCTTCCAATCAGTGGTGATCCTGGTCGGGCTGAGACATTCTATGATATTTTATATCAAGTGTGTCTTGATCAAGGAAATAGCCAGCTTTTGGATCAATTTAGCGCATCGTTAGAAAAATTTTCTCACTTTTTTTGGGAAGCTAAAATTAAAACAGCAGATATGCCGCTCACTGCAAGCGACTGGGTGCACGCCATTAACCAGCAAGCAGTTTTGCTGAGGTTAATTGAAGATCGAAAAACTTATATTGAATCGATTTATCCGGGTCAATTGGATTTAAATGCTTTAAAGGACCCACAAAAAAGAGAGAAAATTAAAGAAACATTAAGCTACGAAGATCTTGCGATTTATCTTATTCGCAGTGATATAAATTACGATCTTTTGATCGAAAAACTCATTCTCGAAAAACATCTCAAGCCTTCTTTGAGTCCAGATTTAGAAGAAAAGTTTACATTGATTCGACATTACTTCAAAGAAGCTGCAGCTAGAAAAGACTCATCTTTCGGATTGAGCATAAATTCATTAGAGAGAGTCCATGATTTATATCATAAAGGCAAAGAGCGTGATAAGGTACGACCTATAATGGAAGAATTATTAATTGAGGAGTCATTGTATCGTCGCTATGCTGGAAAAAAAAGTTCAAGTTTACATGTGCCCTATTTACCAGGTCAAATGGTCGATTTGTTGCGTGCACAAACGATGTTTGTCTCTCAACTCTTCCCTGATACCTCTTTTGGTGAGACAAATGGAACCATTTTTGCTTTGAAAAATACTTTCACTCACATTAGGGAAGTGAGAACGGATTCTCCTGTCAAGAAGAAAGAAATTCTGGATGAGCAATTAAAAAAATGGAATAAGTCTACTTTCAAAGCCTTACGAAAAATGAAAAGGCTTGAGCTTCGCTACAACAAGTCCGCATGGGACATGTGCGAAATTTACAGTCCGGGTGGTTTTCGCTCAATAATGAATCCGTATGGAGTTTCCGCAGAGGGCATGATTGGACACATGCAAGTGAATTTTAATATTCAGCGAAAACATACCATTCATGCATCAGAAATGGGGAATCCACAAGCTAGATTTTTTGGAGGTTTTTTAGGCAAGAGAGCAGAACCTTATCAGGGTGCAAAAGAGTCTCCTTATCTGGAAGATGGTTGGGGGAGGATGTTTGGGAAGGGGAATAGTTCTGCAACAAATTTAAATTATTTATTTGGGTTGGAGGATTCAAATCCAGTTGATGATTTGTTGATGATCTCCACAGAAGTTAAAGAAGAAAATGGTCGAGATTATTCCCCCAAAAATGTTCAAAGTATCTTAGACCTGGCTTTGCAAAGATTTGACTTTTTCGAGGGCCCTGATGAACAAAGACGTCTAGTCGCGGCCCTTTTCCGTCCCCATGTCATACAAAGAGCCCTACGTTTATATCCAGAGTATTTTTTAGAACGGGCAGATCTATTGCACGAAGCTCTTCAACAAGCCATCCAACAAGGCCATCATGAACGGGCTGGGTTTTTATTGTTTTTGTGTTCGCAGATTGTCAACCATGCTCAAGCTGCTATGAAGTGGACTGATGAGGATTCTAAAGACCCTTATGTCTCAGAATTCCAAACCCCTCCAGCAGATCCCGATGTCCTTCAAGAGATAACTGAACGTTTGCCGAGTTTTTATACGGAGAATCCCGTGAGTAAGAAGAGGTATCTAACTTACTTGCTTGGGCGTTTGCAGCATCAGAACGTTTCATCAGAAGAACAATTAAATTTCTCGGCATATTTTGTAAGCTTTTTTGCCAATCATGCTGATGCGAATTTTCCTGAAAAGTTGGATTTGCTAAAAGATCCTAACACGTGTGCCAATTTGCTATTGGCCATAAATCGCCTGCAAAATTTGCAGGAACAAGTCACCATTCCATTCTTGGCTCATATGGGCATCGAATGGGCAGAGAAAATACTTTTTCCGTGGATGCTAAAAACCTATTCAGCTGATGACTGGAGCATGACTTTAGATAAATTTGTAGAAACCTCTCAAGGGATAATCCTTGGTGCAGGAGGGTGGAGTCCCAATAGGAAGAGTCCCCACGTTTGGGAAAAGGGAAAGACACAAGTCGATATTTCTTCCATGCGAATTATTTTGATTGAAGGAAATAGGCCAAATGGCGTCCAAACAGGATTGCCGAAGGATTTAGTGCAGTCTTCTGAATATCAGTTTCTTTTTGGCGATAAAAAGTTTTACGGTACTGCCCAAGTTGGAAAGGCTGCGGATGAACGCGTTTATCATTTTGAAGATGATCAGAATCGTCAATTTAGAGCTTTTTGCAGACAGGGTGATGAGCTTCCAGTGATTGAGCAAAAATTTTCAAGTGAGACTACCGGTTTAAAAAAAGATCGATGGTATCGCTTTTGCTTTCCTCAAGCTGAGGTTACTGACAAGCCATTGTCCGGAATTGAGCAGAAGCTTTCTTCCCAAGGAATGTGGGTGGATAGTCGCCATCCAAAAAAAGGCTTAGCTTTTTTACCTTTAAATGCCTCAAATACAACTCTTCAAGACGTTTTTTATTTAGAATTTGACCAAAAAAGTCGTTTAAAAACCATTAAAAATCAGCGAGGCCAACAGGTTGTGAATGAGCGGCGCAACTTATTAACAAAAGTGATGGGACCGACTGCCAGTCAGGATATCCTGTTTTTGCGAGGTAAGTGGGCTCAAAGGATTACGGAAATTCGATTTTTAGGTCTTGGAATAAATCTCAAAGAAAGCAAAAAACAAGGTCCCTGGAAAGTTGTTTCTGGGCCTTATCAAGGGTTTGAGTGGAATATTGGGGGAGATGAAAAAACCAGGCGTTTGCTCTCTTCATTAGATGCTTCTTTAGAGGAATTTGGATTGCCTTTAACGGATCCTGAGACCGGCGATATGCATCTTTTACTTTGGCCCCAGGAGGTTACTAAAGATGCTCAGGGCAGTTTGTTATTTCATAAAAATGAGACTCTTGCAAAGCCTCTAAAGGTTCGCTTTTCAGATCGTTTACCTCCTCAAGGATCCAGTGCAGGATTTTTATACTTAGCTTATTTGTTTGGTACTAAGCAAGATTATCAACATGCCTTTTATTTTTTAGAGCAAGCTTTACAAGGCAGGCTAGAATCTGCAGATGAATTAGAAAGCTTTTTGAAAGTTATGGAACTTTTTCAAAAGTTGCCAGGCAATTCTGTACGTAGCATTACGCTGAAATTAAAGGCTGAACTGTGTGGCCGGAAAATTGTGCGACAACAAAGCCAGAAAGGGAATTTTTCCCCTGAAAATTGGCAAGCGTTTCTCGGGGATTCTCAATATATTGCGGATTTATATAGAAAACGTGAAGAACATTTTGAGCACTCTACTTTTAATCCAGAATCATTGGAAAGTTTTATTAAAGAGAGTTTTCAAGAGCTTCGCCTCACTGAAGAAGAACTTGAAGAAATTGGGCATGTGCAAGTTGAATCTTTGCGTGATTTAACTCAGGAGCAAGACCATTTTAAAACTTTGCAAGCGCAAGAAACCCCACTCGACTTAACCGAAACGCAGCTCAAGGCTTCAATTGGGGAGCTAAGTGAATTTTTGCTAGCAAGTGTGCAAAAACCCCCGAAGCATCCTGAAGAACTTTTGGCTAATCTTCATCATCTTGATTCAAATGTTTTATCGGAACATTTTTTTAGTTTTTGGAATTTAGTCATCGATAAAAAATTAAAAAAAGAAGATTTGATCGGTTTATTCGCCCCTTTAGAACAAAAGGACAGCAGATCAAATACTGAAATGGAAAAGCTTGTAGGAGGAAGTCTTGTAAAAGGGATAAAGGGAATCATCAAAAGTTCCAAGGCGTTGCTGACAGTGGGGCATTCACAGAAGATCGAATCTTTAGCGATTCTTTTGGTCGCTTTGACGGAGCTTCCTGATAGCGATAAACAAAGGCTTAAATTTGATGTTAATCAACTTTATCAAGCCAAACAAAAACTGCCATCTCATTTAGTGTCTTTAGGTGTAAAATTAATTCGAAAGAATAATCGGGAGCTTATTCAAGCTAAGACGCAGATCCATAATCAAATTCATCATGTTTTATCTCAGAGAAAGGAAAAAGAGCAAAATGTTGCTTCAGAAGATCTTGTAGATGATCAAATTCAAAATAGTTTAAGAACTCTCTATGCTCTTGAAGCAAATCGAAATTTATTGGATTTAAAACGCCTTCATACACACTTGCGAAAAAATCCATTACTATTTGGTGCGGTACTCAGCCCTGTTATTGTCGAATTTTTAAGAGGATGTTCTTCTGCTCAGCAGATTCCTATTCATGCATTTGTCGAATCGATTCGAGCAAGGCATCGGCTGAATGTGATTTCAGAACTACGCGAATCTGAGTTGAGTAAGCGGATTCAAGCTTTGGAGCAAACACTGCGATCAAAGAGGTTCCAAGACAAATGGCCAGAAATAGATGAGGTTGGTGTTTGTGAGATTTTGCATCCAAAAATTGCTGATTTGACAGACCATTTGTTGGTGAGCACTCCCCCAAAATTAGCATTCATTTCTACAGAAGGGATTGAAAATGCGCATCAAGAAATTCAAAAGGCTTTACAAACTTCTCAAGGATTGATTGAGCAGAACGAAAATGAATTGCTTATGCAAGGTGTGCAAGGTGCCGCCAAGAATCTTGCGATGAGCCACGATCAAAATCAAATTTATGATCCGGAATCATTCAAAGCATTAAAAGACATTTTCGAGTTACATAGAAAAGGTCTGATGCAAGCTTCTCAAGGAAAACGGGAAACCATTTTAGGTTTTTTACGAAAGAAAGAACATTTTCTGAAACTCCCAAAACACATCCAATGGGCTGTCAAAAATGAAGAAACAGTAGGAGAAGCTGTTTTACTTAATCATGCGATCAATGCGTACCAAAGCCTGCTGTTAAATATTCCATCTTTGGAAAAAGAGATCTCGGAATTTTTAATGATCGATACAGAAGCTGAAATGTTAGGACAACCAACAAACGCGATCTTAATGCAAATGGAGCAACTTTTAAAGTTCAAAAAACGAGATGATGAGTGGATGCAAGAGTGGAGTTTACAAGCCTTTGCCTTGCAAAAACTGGTCAAAGCGGCTTCTGATCGAGAGTTATTCTTGGTTGGGGAAGGAGCGGATAAAGGAAAACTGGCTGATCCTCGTTTTAATCGCAAATTTTTAGTCACACAATGGCGAAATAAAATTTATTTACGCCAAGAACAAATGGATATGGCGCGAGAAATGGAGAAAAATCCCTCCGCCTATTATGAGCTGCGGATGGGACTTGGAAAAACTTCTGTGATTCTTCCTACTGTGCTGCTCCTCATTGCAGAAAAAGGGCAATTACCTGTTGGAATCGTTAAAGAAGAATTATTTAGAGATAATTTAGAATCCCTCGATCAGAGTACCCGTGCGATGATGCAACAAGCAGCTTGTGAGTTCACATTTGATATAAATGCAGGAACAACTCCAGCGGTTTTAGCGGAGCAGTACTTGCGTTTGTTAAAAGCAAAGGAAGAAAAAGGCTACATTTTAACAACCCTGCATACGAAAGCTTCCATTGAGCACAGGCTAGGCCTACTGCGTGATGAGATGGCTGCACAAGTGAGAAAAGCGAAAGTTCAAGGTAACATCGAGCAAGCATTGCCTTTGTTACATACTCCGCAAAGAGAAGTCTATTGGCTAGAAAAAATGCGGGCTCTCATCAACGGAGATTCAAACTTTTTTGGTTTTGACACTCAGACCATCATTGATGAGGTAGATGACGTTCTCAATGTGATTAATGAGGATAATCTGGCCTTAGGAAAATCCGTTCCTTTGAATCGCACTGTAATTGACATGATGGAAATCCTTGTTGAAGTTATCTACACTTCATCCGATTCCGAAGTAAAAAAACTGCGAGAAGCGATTCAGACAAAACAACAAGCCGCATTACGAACATCAGATGTTAAAGAGATCCTCTTGCCAGCTTTAGCAAAAGAAATTCTAAAAAATGATCATTTTCAAACCCTTATTAGTGGCTTAAATGCGGATTCAGAAAGTCTTTTTGTTGAATATCTATGTGGAAACAAAGAAAGTCTTCCTCCAGAGTTTCCGGTGCCTAGTTTAGACGAAGAAGACAGCTTTCAAAGAAATGTGGGTGCATTAAAGCACATTTTGCAGACTACACTGCCGATTGCATTAAATCAAAATCCTGGTATTGATGTTGCGGTAAAAAAAGAAGACGGATTTACCGTTGGCCCGCAGGTGAGTGGACAGGATAAAAAAGATGTGGTTTATGGGGATGAGTATGATGTAATTGTGAATCATTATTTAGCCTATGTTTCCGAATTGCCTACCACAGGTGTGATTTCTCAAGCTTTGAGTTCTTTAAGGGAGAAATTTCCAGATGAATTTTCAGAAATTTCTCGACAAGCCTTTGTCGCTGGGGAAAAAAATCTGATCAAGTTTTTGAATCGTCCAGAAAACTGGAAAGAGAGGCTTCTTATTTTACGAGCAGAGATTTTAGAGTCTCAGAGAATCAAACGTTCCGAAGAAGAAATGGTAATCAATGCTCAAGAATTAGTTTATGGGCAACAATTTGGAGGAATGACCGGAACATTAAATGCTTATCTTCTGCCTGAAACGCAGGGAAAAACAGCAGATTACACACCCCGCCAAGTTGAAGGTGAAACGTTATTGCGTATTGCAGGAAAAGAGAAACCTCCAGTTGAGGTTGCTCCAGATGACGAATTAATCGCTAAAATGGCTAGTTACCTGGTAGATTCTAGCTGCAAGGCTTTGATCAATGAAGGAATGTCATTTAGTGGGAAAAATGCTGTCCAGGTGGTTGATGAATTACGCAAAACTTCTGCGGGGAAAAATCGAATATATATCTTGATTGACCCTGAAACTCGGAAACCCCTTATCTGGCGTCCTGGAGTGCAAGAACCGCAAGAAATCTCAAAAACTGCTATCCAGGAGATGCTCACTTCGAATGCCAAATTTAAAAAAGAGTGTGTGTTTTATTTTGGACCTCCAGATACACGTGGGACAGATTTTGTCATCCCAACAGGATATGGAGTTGTTGTGTATGGACCAACAACGACGATGTCTAGCGCCGTGCAAGCCTGCTGGAGGCTACGAGGATTAGGGGTGCAGCATCATTTAAAATTCTTATGTCCCGGATCTGTGGCTAAGCGGATTAATGAAGAAACGCAGAAAGATAAAGATCAAATCACTTGGCTAGATATTTTCAATGATATTAAAAAGCAGACGCTTGAAAGCCAAAAGGGACTTAATTTGAAAGCAGCCCAGGAAAAAATACAAGCAATCATTCCGGTTGGGATTCGCAATCTGCTCAGTCAGCATCATCCTGAAAAAGATTCAGCCTCTTATTGGGATCCCTCTCATTCAGCAGGTCGCCTAGTTGACACGATTTTGGATACAGAGCTTCATCTTGTGGTTCGAGAGTTTTTATGTAATTCTAAAGAAAGCCATCCTGTTCGAGACTATTCTCCAACCTCCTTAATTCCTATTCAAAAAGAGATGGCCAACACGATTAAGCAACAAAGAGAACTCCTAGAAGAAATTGAAGAGCGTATTGCAAAAATCAAAGAAGAAATGCGTGAATCCGAAATTCTAGAGTATGCCGAGCATCGTTTTACTTCTGTAGAAAATCAGCTAGAGGAGATGAAGCAGAGAATTGATGCTTATGAATTAACATTTAAGACTCATCTAGAGATGCACAAAAAGTACCTGCCAGAGCATGTCCCCAACAATGGGTCTGCCGTCGCTACATCACAAGCACAAGTTCAAGAAGCCCAACAACAACAGCAGCAACAGCAGCAGCAACAACAACAATTGACAGCCATAAAACGTGCGGATAGGAATTATCACAATTATCAATATGATTATTGGGATTTCGTAAAAGATTCGTATCCGTTTTACCAAATAGGAATAGACGGTACGAGCATGGGACTAAAAGAAAAGCTTGATGCGCTTCCTGGCTTTGATGAAGATGTGATGTTTTCAAAACACATGGCACTAGTTTTAGCCCTATTGCCGACGGTGACAGGGGCTCCTTTGGGACGCATACTAGTCGTTGAGGATGAAGTGACCTTAATTTGTACCGAAGATTTTCATTTTGCATTGGAGAAAATTAAAGGACAACAAGCCGCCGTATTTTCTCTTCTAGATGGAGCACGTTATCCAGCGGGAATAATGATTAATGAATATGGTGAAGAGATTCCAGATATTACAAACCCAGCACTTATACGCAAAATCGTCCAAATAAAATGGCGTCTTGGTTACTTTTCATATTCGAAAATGGAAGAGAATGTTTTAAAAGAATGGTTAGAGGAGTTATCGCATGAAGAAGTAAAATTTCACTGGAAATGGTTGAATCAAAGTTCTAATAAGTTCCAAGTTGAACTCTTTAAAAAATGGTGCCCACATTTAAATAAGGTTGTTTGA